A window of the Brassica napus cultivar Da-Ae chromosome A2, Da-Ae, whole genome shotgun sequence genome harbors these coding sequences:
- the LOC106413176 gene encoding uncharacterized protein LOC106413176 isoform X2, translating to MWWWCSSRKGRSNLERFLLGFTPKPPSFSLPLGKEETEYFRLGDLWDCYDELSAYGFGSQVDLNNGETVIQYYVPYLSAIQIQTTKPAMMSRNQNEVVESESSECWSDSESEKLLSSSVSNDSSRTWDDVSDDSVYDPDGTPLLQDRLGYIDFKYIERDSPYKRVPLTDKINELAEKYPGLLTLRSVDMSPSSWMAVAWYPIYNIPTCKNEKDLKTGFLTYHTLSSSFQDNVVVRDQEEIECCEESVMNKRIPLPPFGLATYKMQGDLWGKTGFDQDRLVYLQSAADSWLKQLNVDHHDFNFFMNSSF from the exons ATGTGGTGGTGGTGTTCTTCACGAAAAGGTCGTTCTAATCTGGAGAGGTTTCTCTTAGGATTCACTCCTAAACctccttctttctctcttcctctg GGGAAAGAAGAGACTGAGTATTTCAGGCTTGGTGATCTTTGGGACTGTTATGATGAGCTAAGTGCTTATGGCTTTGGATCACAGGTTGATTTAAACAATGGTGAAACGGTTATACAGTATTATGTCCCATATCTATCAGCTATCCAAATCCAAACTACCAAACCAGCTATGATGTCCAG GAACCAAAATGAGGTGGTTGAATCTGAGAGTAGTGAGTGTTGGAGCGATAGTGAGAGCGAGAAGTTATTGTCAAGCTCAGTGAGCAATGATTCGAGTAGAACATGGGATGATGTCTCCGATGATTCTGTTTATGATCCGGATGGCACACCACTACTGCAAGATAGACTTGGTTACATTGACTTTAAGTACATTGAAAGAGATTCTCCTTACAAGCGGGTTCCCTTAACCGACAAG ATAAACGAATTAGCTGAGAAGTATCCTGGATTGTTGACCTTAAGGAGTGTAGATATGTCTCCTTCAAGTTGGATGGCTGTTGCATG GTATCCGATATATAACATCCCAACCTGCAAGAACGAGAAAGATTTAAAGACAGGCTTCCTAACTTACCAtactttatcttcttcttttcaag ATAATGTGGTGGTGCGAGATCAAGAAGAGATAGAGTGTTGTGAAGAATCTGTCATGAACAAGAGAATCCCATTGCCTCCATTTGGTTTAGCTACTTACAAAATGCAAGGAGATCTCTGGGGAAAGACAGGGTTTGATCAGGACCGGTTGGTTTATCTTCAAAGTGCTGCTGATTCATGGCTGAAACAGCTGAATGTTGATCACCATGACTTTAACTTCTTCATGAACTCCAGCTTTTAA
- the LOC106413176 gene encoding uncharacterized protein LOC106413176 isoform X1, which yields MWWWCSSRKGRSNLERFLLGFTPKPPSFSLPLQQGKEETEYFRLGDLWDCYDELSAYGFGSQVDLNNGETVIQYYVPYLSAIQIQTTKPAMMSRNQNEVVESESSECWSDSESEKLLSSSVSNDSSRTWDDVSDDSVYDPDGTPLLQDRLGYIDFKYIERDSPYKRVPLTDKINELAEKYPGLLTLRSVDMSPSSWMAVAWYPIYNIPTCKNEKDLKTGFLTYHTLSSSFQDNVVVRDQEEIECCEESVMNKRIPLPPFGLATYKMQGDLWGKTGFDQDRLVYLQSAADSWLKQLNVDHHDFNFFMNSSF from the exons ATGTGGTGGTGGTGTTCTTCACGAAAAGGTCGTTCTAATCTGGAGAGGTTTCTCTTAGGATTCACTCCTAAACctccttctttctctcttcctctg CAACAGGGGAAAGAAGAGACTGAGTATTTCAGGCTTGGTGATCTTTGGGACTGTTATGATGAGCTAAGTGCTTATGGCTTTGGATCACAGGTTGATTTAAACAATGGTGAAACGGTTATACAGTATTATGTCCCATATCTATCAGCTATCCAAATCCAAACTACCAAACCAGCTATGATGTCCAG GAACCAAAATGAGGTGGTTGAATCTGAGAGTAGTGAGTGTTGGAGCGATAGTGAGAGCGAGAAGTTATTGTCAAGCTCAGTGAGCAATGATTCGAGTAGAACATGGGATGATGTCTCCGATGATTCTGTTTATGATCCGGATGGCACACCACTACTGCAAGATAGACTTGGTTACATTGACTTTAAGTACATTGAAAGAGATTCTCCTTACAAGCGGGTTCCCTTAACCGACAAG ATAAACGAATTAGCTGAGAAGTATCCTGGATTGTTGACCTTAAGGAGTGTAGATATGTCTCCTTCAAGTTGGATGGCTGTTGCATG GTATCCGATATATAACATCCCAACCTGCAAGAACGAGAAAGATTTAAAGACAGGCTTCCTAACTTACCAtactttatcttcttcttttcaag ATAATGTGGTGGTGCGAGATCAAGAAGAGATAGAGTGTTGTGAAGAATCTGTCATGAACAAGAGAATCCCATTGCCTCCATTTGGTTTAGCTACTTACAAAATGCAAGGAGATCTCTGGGGAAAGACAGGGTTTGATCAGGACCGGTTGGTTTATCTTCAAAGTGCTGCTGATTCATGGCTGAAACAGCTGAATGTTGATCACCATGACTTTAACTTCTTCATGAACTCCAGCTTTTAA